One Sporosarcina sp. FSL W8-0480 genomic window, CACGCAGCGCATGTCATTCCGGAAATTTGCAAGTCTGCCTCTTCTTTGACAGTGTCATATCCTAATGACCTTATTTTTTCCTGGATTGTTTGAATATCAACCTTTTCATTATCAAATGAAACGGCTGCCTTTTCGGTGGCAAAGTTCACCGTCACAGAGCCAATGCCTTCCATTCGTTGAAGACCTTTCTCTACACGATTGGCACAAGCGGCGCATGTCATTCCGGTAATGGAAATATCCCTTTTCACTTCACTCATTCAATGCACCTTCTTTATTATTAATTACCCCCACAGGGTATGTAAAAGTCCAAAAGAAACTGCGGAAAACCGCAGTTAGATAACGTCATATCCTTGATCTTCGATTGTTTCAGAGATTTGTTGCACACTTGTTTGGGAGCTTTCAAAATCAACAGCAACTGTAGCTGCTTGGAGATCGACGCTAACTGCATTTACTCCAGTCATTTTGCCGACACTTTCTTCTACTGCCTTTACGCAATGTCCACAAGACATACCTTTTACATTTAAAACCGCTTTATCTGCCATGATTTCTTCCTCCTTATTTTCGCATC contains:
- the copZ gene encoding copper chaperone CopZ, encoding MADKAVLNVKGMSCGHCVKAVEESVGKMTGVNAVSVDLQAATVAVDFESSQTSVQQISETIEDQGYDVI